The Candidatus Poribacteria bacterium DNA segment TGCTTGAGGACTCGATCTACGAACTCCCATAATTTTTCAACATGTGGTCGGTTAGATAGTAGTTCTTGATGTGGTCGGTTGGATAATAGTTCTTGCAAAACGGATCACCTCTTCAGCATCTTGAACCGCTTGATTTGCATCCTGATCAAAGTACTGTTCAGCGGGAACACCGCTTGCGAAGGCATCTGGATAACGGGTCGGAATATAAAAGCGATTTAGGCGGATACACGCATTAATGACGGGTTGATTTACTTGTAGATGT contains these protein-coding regions:
- a CDS encoding HEPN domain-containing protein; translation: ATDLLNTNNFAWCCFTAQQSAEKSIKAILNHLQSDTLGHNLNTLIQEVEQHLQVNQPVINACIRLNRFYIPTRYPDAFASGVPAEQYFDQDANQAVQDAEEVIRFARTIIQPTTSRTTI